A part of Desulfofundulus salinus genomic DNA contains:
- a CDS encoding LysM peptidoglycan-binding domain-containing protein gives MKRMPCPPVKAGLLWRAFLLSFLLVCLVPSVSWAALKHTVAAGETLYELSRRYGITVEALQAANGLNGHLIYPGQTLIIPGSAKAKPARNTVAASKNTRAGVNKYTVRPGDSLYVIAQRYGVRVQAIREANNLTSDLIFPEQVLIIPGGTTGVSPGRQVSRGETDDVRAVLARAVSLLGKPYAYGGSGPEAFDCSGFTSYVFRETVGISLPHNAAAQARLGTRVGRDDLSPGDLVFFSYYGSGGIDHVGIYAGQDRFIHASSSKGVKYSSLNESYYAANYRGATRILR, from the coding sequence ATGAAAAGGATGCCTTGCCCGCCGGTAAAGGCAGGGCTCCTGTGGCGGGCCTTTCTGTTGAGCTTTTTATTGGTGTGCCTGGTTCCTTCAGTTTCGTGGGCTGCCCTCAAGCACACGGTGGCGGCCGGCGAAACACTTTACGAACTGAGCCGGCGGTATGGAATCACCGTTGAGGCTTTGCAGGCAGCCAATGGTTTAAACGGACATCTGATCTACCCTGGTCAGACACTGATTATCCCCGGTTCGGCAAAGGCAAAGCCAGCCCGGAACACCGTGGCGGCCAGTAAAAATACCCGTGCCGGGGTTAACAAATACACAGTCCGTCCGGGGGATTCACTGTATGTGATCGCACAGCGTTACGGCGTGCGCGTACAAGCCATCAGGGAGGCTAATAATTTAACCTCCGACTTGATTTTTCCGGAACAGGTTTTAATTATACCCGGTGGCACCACCGGAGTGTCTCCTGGCCGTCAGGTTTCCCGCGGCGAAACGGACGACGTAAGGGCAGTGCTTGCCAGGGCTGTTTCCCTGCTGGGCAAGCCCTATGCATACGGGGGCAGTGGCCCGGAAGCTTTTGACTGCTCCGGCTTTACTTCCTATGTGTTTCGGGAAACAGTGGGAATAAGCTTGCCCCATAACGCGGCTGCTCAAGCCCGGCTCGGCACCCGGGTTGGTCGCGATGATTTATCCCCCGGGGATCTGGTTTTCTTCAGCTATTACGGCAGCGGTGGCATTGACCATGTAGGTATTTATGCAGGCCAGGACCGGTTTATTCATGCTTCTTCCAGTAAAGGGGTTAAATATTCTTCCCTCAACGAGTCTTACTACGCCGCCAATTACCGGGGAGCAACCAGAATCCTGCGGTAA
- the spoIVA gene encoding stage IV sporulation protein A yields MEKVDIFRDIAERTGGDIYLGVSGGVRTGKSTFIKRFAELLMIPNIENPYDRERAKDELPQSGAGRTVMTTEPKFVPNEAVEITISPNLKVKMRLVDCVGYRVEGALGYEDESGPRMVSTPWFDEPIPFQEAAEIGTRKVIADHSTMGVVVTTDGSITDIPRENYVEAEERVIAEFKDINRPFLVLLNSTRPQDPQTIALAEELAEKYDVPVLPVDCLQMTQQDALFILETVLMEFPVNEVNVLLPQWVEELDSSHWLRQKVEESVRETIQNVRRLRDINGAVERLGDYDFAGSVSITKMDMGTGVAAIEITSPQELFFQVLSEESGFKISGDHELFRLVKELAVAKREYDKVAQALAEVRETGYGVVTPSLDEMVLEEPQLIRQGSRFGVKLKATAPSIHMIRADIATEITPIIGTERQCEELVRYMLTEFESNPQKIWQSEIFGKSVHDLVREGIQNKLYRMPENARAKLQETIQRIVNEGSGGLICIII; encoded by the coding sequence ATGGAAAAAGTGGATATCTTCCGGGATATCGCGGAACGTACCGGCGGCGATATCTACCTGGGCGTGAGTGGCGGTGTCCGCACGGGCAAGTCCACTTTTATCAAGCGTTTTGCCGAACTGCTGATGATACCGAACATCGAAAACCCCTACGACCGGGAACGGGCCAAGGATGAGCTGCCCCAGAGTGGTGCCGGCAGGACGGTAATGACTACAGAACCCAAATTCGTGCCCAATGAGGCTGTGGAAATCACCATTTCACCCAACCTCAAGGTGAAAATGCGTCTGGTTGACTGCGTGGGTTACCGGGTGGAGGGTGCCCTGGGCTACGAGGATGAAAGCGGCCCGCGGATGGTATCAACCCCCTGGTTTGACGAACCCATTCCTTTCCAGGAGGCGGCGGAAATCGGCACCCGCAAGGTAATTGCGGATCACTCCACCATGGGTGTGGTGGTCACCACCGACGGCAGCATTACCGATATCCCACGGGAAAATTATGTTGAAGCGGAAGAAAGGGTTATTGCCGAGTTCAAGGACATCAACCGTCCCTTTCTGGTGCTTTTGAACAGCACCCGTCCCCAGGACCCTCAAACGATAGCCCTGGCCGAAGAACTGGCCGAAAAATACGATGTTCCCGTTTTGCCGGTGGATTGCCTGCAGATGACCCAGCAGGACGCCCTTTTTATTCTGGAAACGGTACTGATGGAATTTCCCGTCAACGAGGTTAACGTACTGCTCCCGCAATGGGTGGAGGAACTGGACAGCAGCCACTGGTTAAGGCAAAAAGTGGAGGAGTCGGTTCGCGAGACCATCCAGAACGTGCGCCGTTTACGGGATATTAACGGCGCGGTGGAAAGGCTTGGAGACTACGATTTTGCCGGGTCAGTCAGTATCACCAAAATGGATATGGGTACCGGGGTGGCAGCCATTGAAATAACTTCTCCCCAGGAGCTTTTCTTCCAGGTCTTGAGCGAAGAATCTGGCTTTAAGATTAGCGGAGACCATGAACTGTTCAGGCTGGTCAAAGAACTGGCCGTGGCCAAGCGGGAGTACGACAAGGTAGCCCAGGCGCTGGCGGAAGTGCGGGAAACCGGTTACGGGGTGGTAACTCCCAGCCTGGACGAAATGGTTTTGGAGGAGCCGCAGTTAATCCGTCAGGGCAGCCGCTTTGGTGTCAAACTTAAGGCAACGGCTCCCTCCATTCACATGATCAGGGCTGATATTGCCACCGAAATTACTCCCATTATCGGTACTGAACGGCAATGCGAAGAACTGGTTCGTTACATGCTCACCGAGTTTGAATCCAACCCGCAGAAAATCTGGCAGTCCGAGATATTTGGCAAGTCTGTGCATGATCTGGTCAGGGAAGGAATTCAAAACAAGCTCTATCGCATGCCTGAAAATGCCCGGGCAAAACTGCAGGAAACCATCCAGCGCATCGTAAACGAGGGAAGCGGTGGACTTATCTGTATAATTATTTAA
- a CDS encoding homoserine dehydrogenase: MQEPVKIALLGLGTVGRGVYRILTGNAENIAHKVGAPVEISRILVRDLTRDRGIPLDPALLTDNYQDILDDPEIAIVVEVMGGIHPALDYVMAALKRGKSVVTANKDMIALHGKELFATAAASGAGLLFEGSVAGGIPIIRPLKQCLAANRIQEIMGIINGTTNYMLSKMTREGVDFDRALREAQAKGYAEADPTADVEGLDAARKLAILASIAFNSRITLNDVYVEGISKITARDIAYARELNYVIKLLAIAKETPEGIEVRVHPTMIPQNHPLASVNDVFNAIFVRGDAVGDTMFYGRGAGELPTGSAVAADIMDAARHILYKVPGFIGCTCYDEKPIKPMAMTESKFYIRLMVADRPGVLASIAYAFGDKEVSLASVIQKHTDGDRAEIVMVTHRVREQNLQDALRLVGCLSSVDRIASCIRVEGE; this comes from the coding sequence TTGCAAGAACCGGTAAAAATAGCACTTTTAGGCCTGGGAACGGTAGGCCGCGGGGTTTACCGCATTCTCACCGGCAATGCGGAAAACATTGCCCATAAGGTCGGCGCACCCGTTGAAATTTCCCGCATCCTTGTCCGCGATCTGACCAGGGACCGGGGCATCCCGCTGGATCCGGCCCTGCTTACTGATAATTACCAGGACATTCTGGACGACCCGGAAATAGCCATTGTGGTGGAGGTAATGGGAGGTATCCACCCGGCGCTGGACTATGTCATGGCCGCCCTGAAGCGGGGCAAAAGTGTGGTTACGGCCAACAAGGACATGATTGCCCTGCACGGTAAGGAACTCTTTGCCACCGCTGCGGCCAGCGGTGCCGGCCTCCTTTTTGAAGGCAGCGTGGCCGGAGGCATCCCCATCATCCGTCCTTTGAAACAATGCCTGGCGGCCAACCGCATTCAGGAGATTATGGGCATTATCAACGGTACAACCAACTACATGTTGAGCAAAATGACCCGGGAAGGAGTGGATTTTGACCGGGCACTGCGGGAAGCGCAGGCCAAAGGTTATGCCGAGGCCGATCCCACCGCCGATGTGGAGGGGCTGGACGCGGCGCGCAAACTGGCCATCCTTGCTTCCATCGCCTTTAATTCCCGCATCACCTTAAACGATGTCTACGTGGAAGGGATCAGCAAAATCACCGCCAGGGATATTGCCTATGCCCGGGAGTTGAATTATGTGATCAAGTTGCTGGCCATTGCCAAGGAAACTCCTGAGGGCATCGAGGTGCGGGTGCATCCGACCATGATCCCCCAAAATCACCCCCTGGCTTCAGTTAACGACGTCTTTAACGCCATTTTTGTCCGGGGCGATGCCGTGGGTGACACCATGTTTTACGGCCGCGGCGCGGGGGAATTACCCACTGGAAGCGCTGTTGCGGCAGATATCATGGATGCGGCCCGCCACATTTTATATAAAGTGCCGGGTTTCATCGGCTGCACCTGTTACGACGAAAAACCGATCAAGCCCATGGCCATGACCGAAAGCAAGTTTTACATTCGCCTGATGGTGGCCGACAGGCCGGGAGTGCTGGCCTCCATAGCCTATGCCTTTGGGGATAAGGAAGTTAGCCTGGCTTCGGTAATCCAAAAGCATACCGATGGCGACAGGGCGGAAATCGTGATGGTTACCCACCGGGTGCGGGAACAAAACCTGCAGGATGCTTTACGCCTGGTTGGATGCCTGAGTTCGGTTGACCGGATCGCCAGCTGTATTCGGGTAGAAGGTGAGTAG
- the thrB gene encoding homoserine kinase, with product MVRVQVPATTANLGPGFDCLGMALKFYNIVEMVRLSSGLVIEVHGEGVQEIARDESNVVYRAAMYLFKQVGFDPGGLRIRLINNIPVARGLGSSASAIVGGLVAANILSGNKLSCRELLTMASQLEGHPDNVAPALLGGIVISTTVEGETRYVKIDPPAGLKVAVAIPDFHLSTRAAREVLPQHVSLADAVFNLGRVALLVAALQQGKLDLLATAMEDRLHQPYRASLVPGMKKVLAAARLAGARGVCLSGAGPSLIALADSNLELIARVMKDTFRESGIMARALVLEPSPVGARALEIKTKPS from the coding sequence ATGGTCCGCGTACAGGTACCTGCCACCACGGCCAACCTGGGCCCGGGTTTTGATTGCCTGGGGATGGCTTTGAAATTTTATAACATAGTAGAAATGGTACGTCTATCCAGCGGCCTGGTTATTGAGGTGCATGGGGAGGGTGTTCAGGAGATTGCCCGGGACGAAAGCAACGTGGTTTACCGGGCAGCCATGTATCTCTTCAAACAGGTGGGTTTTGATCCCGGGGGCCTGCGCATTCGTTTGATCAACAACATTCCGGTAGCCAGGGGGCTGGGCAGCAGTGCCTCGGCCATTGTGGGTGGCCTGGTGGCGGCCAACATTCTTTCCGGAAACAAGCTTTCCTGCCGGGAACTGCTCACCATGGCCTCGCAGCTCGAGGGCCATCCCGATAACGTGGCCCCGGCCCTTTTGGGCGGAATTGTTATTTCCACTACGGTGGAAGGGGAGACCCGCTATGTGAAAATTGATCCTCCCGCAGGTCTGAAGGTGGCGGTAGCCATACCCGATTTTCACCTGAGTACCAGGGCCGCCCGGGAGGTGTTGCCCCAGCATGTCAGCCTGGCGGATGCCGTTTTTAACCTGGGGCGGGTGGCCCTGCTGGTGGCCGCCCTGCAGCAGGGCAAACTGGACCTGCTGGCCACGGCCATGGAGGACAGGCTCCACCAGCCATACCGTGCATCCCTGGTACCCGGAATGAAAAAGGTGCTGGCGGCCGCCCGCCTGGCTGGAGCCCGGGGAGTTTGCTTAAGCGGTGCCGGTCCGAGTTTAATTGCCCTGGCCGACAGCAATTTGGAGCTTATTGCCCGGGTGATGAAGGATACCTTCCGGGAAAGCGGCATTATGGCCCGGGCCCTGGTTTTGGAGCCCAGCCCGGTGGGTGCCCGGGCCCTGGAAATTAAGACAAAGCCTTCGTAG
- a CDS encoding LysM peptidoglycan-binding domain-containing protein — MSRLLFYVRYFLATLAALVLLPVGAAAAATHTVSPGESLFLISRAYGTTVDALRQANGLYTDLIYPGQKLYIPEGNGKGSPGTYTVRPGDTLYLIGLRYGVSFQSIKAANGLRSDLIYPGQKLIIPAANNWGTSPAPVSRSAINSGPVNYSRSDFDLLARLITAEADSESYITKVAVGAVVLNRVKSSIFPNSIPAVIYQVDETGSYQFEPVLNGWINRPASEEAKRAALDALNGVDPTNGALYFFESWVPNSWLQSRPVSVILDSFTFTY; from the coding sequence ATGAGCAGGCTGTTGTTTTACGTCCGTTACTTTCTGGCAACTCTGGCGGCACTTGTGTTGCTGCCCGTGGGTGCTGCGGCAGCGGCCACCCATACCGTCAGTCCCGGTGAATCCCTGTTTCTGATCAGCCGCGCCTACGGAACCACCGTGGATGCCCTGCGCCAGGCCAACGGTCTTTACACCGACCTGATCTACCCGGGGCAAAAGCTTTACATTCCGGAAGGGAATGGGAAGGGAAGTCCGGGTACATATACCGTGCGGCCCGGGGATACCCTTTATCTGATTGGCCTGCGTTATGGCGTGAGCTTTCAGTCAATAAAAGCAGCCAACGGTCTGAGAAGTGATTTAATCTACCCGGGACAGAAACTGATTATCCCCGCCGCGAATAATTGGGGGACAAGCCCGGCGCCGGTAAGCCGGAGCGCCATCAACTCCGGTCCCGTTAATTATAGTCGTTCCGACTTTGACCTTCTGGCACGGTTGATTACCGCTGAAGCCGATTCCGAATCCTACATCACCAAGGTGGCAGTAGGAGCAGTGGTATTAAACCGCGTAAAAAGCAGCATTTTCCCGAATTCCATTCCCGCGGTCATTTACCAGGTGGACGAAACTGGATCTTACCAGTTTGAACCCGTATTAAACGGCTGGATCAACCGTCCGGCCAGCGAGGAAGCCAAACGGGCTGCGCTGGATGCCCTCAACGGGGTTGACCCCACCAACGGCGCCCTTTACTTCTTTGAATCCTGGGTGCCGAACAGCTGGCTGCAATCACGTCCTGTAAGTGTGATTCTGGACAGCTTTACATTTACTTACTAG